In the Topomyia yanbarensis strain Yona2022 chromosome 3, ASM3024719v1, whole genome shotgun sequence genome, one interval contains:
- the LOC131691277 gene encoding glycoprotein endo-alpha-1,2-mannosidase-like protein: MSLLNFKFTIKSMKLLICFIGISSLLLLILCLYSTLNTPEKVVQPLIASTDQQVISYELLRSQNAALVPEKYNEHEVKSRIIREKIKRLAGGKNAELSTPARRNRTIALNRNIQIFYYAPVAWYKPHPTLPSDKVIRLIENGSAVSFRPNDDQVINIAFYPKRKLYNTTETVVQEHFNDIQNCGIGVVILVWHPSFNEDLLMAIFKTAAIHNLKIAVEIMEYPDRTIESVRNNIKYFIDLFGKDQGSTLSYFRVLSKKRDLPIFYVRKAYRINDADWVRLLSRNGILTIRGTNYDAIVLAHIGSKEHKSIVRRGGFDGFYTYLPSNGANYATTWKNWSQLKKFADTYHLLFVPTIGPGYYDRKKYSRSGHQNHGINNIKRYRSNGQYFDVAWRTALKNNAQLITINSYNNWVDGTQIEAAIPVFGFRDYLPGPPEKYLDLTQSWIEEFVKYKLNSIKLGRKSESSLSCYDFINNTIC; encoded by the exons ATGTCCTTGCTCAATTTCAAATTCACCATCAAATCGATGAAGCTGCTAATTTGCTTCATCGGCATCTCTTCACTACTGCTGTTAATACTGTGCCTCTACAGCACTCTGAACACCCCGGAAAAAGTGGTCCAGCCACTGATTGCCAGCACCGATCAGCAGGTGATCAGTTATGAACTGCTGCGAAGCCAGAACGCAGCTCTGGTACCGGAAAAGTACAATGAACACGAAGTCAAATCTCGCATTATAAGGGAAAAAATCAAACGGTTGGCAGGAGGTAAAAATGCAGAGCTGAGCACTCCTGCTCGTAGAAACCGGACCATCGCACTGAATCGAAACATACAAATTTTCTACTATGCTCCAGTAGCCTGGTACAAACCACATCCGACCCTACCGAGTGACAAG GTTATTCGTCTGATCGAAAACGGATCTGCCGTTTCCTTCCGTCCAAATGACGATCAAGTGATCAACATTGCGTTCTATCCGAAGCGCAAGCTTTACAACACTACGGAAACAGTCGTCCAAGAGCACTTCAACGATATTCAAAACTGTGGAATCGGAGTTGTTATCCTCGTGTGGCATCCCAGCTTCAATGAGGACTTACTGATGGCTATCTTCAAAACGGCAGCCATTCATAATCTGAAAATCGCCGTAGAGATAATGGAATATCCTGATCGCACGATCGAAAGTGTTCGGAATAATATCAAGTACTTTATAGATTTATTCGGCAAGGATCAGGGTAGCACGTTGAGTTATTTCCGGGTTCTCTCCAAGAAACGTGACCTTCCGATATTCTATGTACGTAAAGCATATCGTATTAACGATGCAGACTGGGTACGGCTGCTGTCGCGAAATGGAATTCTAACCATCCGTGGCACTAATTACGATGCCATAGTACTGGCTCACATTGGAAGCAAGGAACATAAATCCATAGTACGACGCGGTGGGTTCGACGGCTTCTACACCTATCTACCCAGCAACGGAGCAAACTATGCAACCACGTGGAAGAATTGGTCCCAGTTGAAAAAGTTTGCCGATACCTATCATTTGTTGTTTGTCCCCACGATCGGTCCCGGGTATTATGATCGCAAAAAATACTCCCGCAGTGGACACCAAAATCACGGTATTAACAACATCAAGCGATATCGCTCGAATGGGCAATACTTCGATGTGGCTTGGCGAACAGCATTGAAGAACAACGCACAGCTGATCACGATCAACAGCTACAATAATTGGGTCGACGGAACACAAATCGAAGCCGCGATACCAGTTTTTGGCTTCCGGGATTATCTTCCAGGACCGCCCGAAAAGTACCTGGATTTGACGCAATCATGGATCGAGGAATTCGTCAAATATAAGCTCAACAGTATTAAGCTTGGCAGGAAAAGCGAAAGCTCACTGAGCTGTTATGATTTTATTAATAATACCATCTGCTAG
- the LOC131692180 gene encoding exosome complex component MTR3-like has product MPIDQKRINGPEGSVPYQIFGKYRDKTFEERLEDVFDSTGRRKCGRGENESRKYFMKLGVVSTAKGSAYLELGNTKVIVSVFDPREIPKQNKFRELGVLYCDFKFSPFSCTHRKNPQTDAEERSLAAAMAKALQPVVCRHLFPNFQIDIFANVLEDDGSVLAAVITAAGLALSDATISMFDIVTATTAAVFGDKIYLDPTLAEERICLEGSRAGNHGVLTFAKLHTLDQTSELRQTGNISLDALKLACQRLNQANNDIAPIVQQMLVGKVQKHLNEIDLEEEDELDNTDKDDLDCSSVSQISLD; this is encoded by the exons ATGCCGATCGACCAGAAACGCATAAACGGTCCAGAAGGCTCCGTCCCCTACCAAATATTCGGTAAATACCGTGACAAAACATTCGAGGAACGGCTTGAGGATGTTTTTGATTCCACCGGAAGAAGGAAGTGCGGCCGTGGCGAAAACGAAAGTCGAAAGTATT TTATGAAACTCGGTGTTGTTTCCACTGCCAAAGGGTCCGCGTATCTCGAATTGGGTAACACTAAAGTGATTGTATCCGTGTTTGATCCTAGAGAGATTCCAAAACAGAACAAATTCCGTGAACTGGGCGTATTGTACtgcgattttaaattttcgccCTTTTCGTGCACCCACAGGAAAAATCCGCAAACGGACGCTGAAGAACGTTCACTGGCAGCAGCCATGGCGAAAGCTTTACAGCCAGTTGTTTGTCGGCATTTGTTTCCCAACTTTCAGATTGATATCTTTGCTAACGTGCTGGAGGATGATGGATCCGTCCTGGCCGCGGTTATTACGGCGGCTGGACTGGCATTGAGCGATGCTACAATTTCAATGTTTGATATTGTTACCGCCACAACGGCTGCTGTTTTTGGCGACAAGATTTATCTGGATCCAACACTGGCTGAAGAACGGATCTGTTTGGAAGGTAGTCGGGCTGGGAATCATGGCGTTTTAACTTTTGCCAAACTACACACTTTGGATCAGACATCGGAATTGCGGCAGACGGGCAACATTTCCTTGGATGCGCTGAAGTTAGCTTGTCAACGGTTGAACCAGGCAAATAACGATATTGCCCCGATCGTTCAACAGATGCTCGTTGGTAAAGTTCAGAAGCACTTGAACGAGATTGATTTGGAGGAAGAAGATGAATTGGATAATACAGACAAAGATGATTTGGATTGTTCAAGCGTTAGTCAGATATCTTTAGATTAG
- the LOC131692181 gene encoding splicing factor 3B subunit 5: protein MGDRYNIHSQLEHLQSKYIGTGHADTNKFEWLTNQHRDSLGSYLGHYDMLSYFAVAENESKARIRFNIMEKMLQPCGPPPEKPDE, encoded by the coding sequence ATGGGCGATCGTTACAACATTCACAGTCAATTGGAGCATCTGCAGAGCAAGTATATCGGAACGGGACACGCGGACACCAACAAGTTCGAATGGCTCACTAATCAGCATCGTGATTCACTGGGCAGTTACTTAGGACACTACGATATGCTTAGCTACTTCGCGGTTGCAGAAAACGAATCCAAAGCACGCATACGGTTTAATATTATGGAAAAAATGCTGCAGCCTTGCGGTCCACCGCCAGAAAAACCCGATGAATAA
- the LOC131692817 gene encoding venom serine protease-like produces the protein MIATRSLLLSVLALPYVSAWFEGCDQQFQLTSNADVQLISTLYPGKYPSGSSCRYMLVAPPGYVIDASCTINIDVPQGTACSTELFYISKEGFSALEGSEFSCGAGVLNRQSLFNKMMIAYTSSSNSAGSFSCRIKVQSQDCDCGWSRWQRIVGGTESGVNEYTSMVGLLDKVTVNVFCSGVIISYRYIISAAHCVENTPSVDRIQALVGDQDYRTGLDTPYSQLYDFESIVVHENYVQSTRDNDISLLRTTKDMEWSRGVGPICLPFNYWYYDFKSLQVDVAGWGTTSFGGPQSTTLLRTTLNVIANENCNVQYVNSNKICTFASGKDTCQFDSGGPLYLRGAQRMYTIGIISYGGACAGSTPSVNTRITAYLNWIQSKTSDAVYCKK, from the exons ATGATCGCAACACGATCACTGCTTCTAAGTGTGCTAGCTTTACCGTACGTAAGCGCTTGGTTCGAAGGTTGCGATCAGCAATTTCAGCTGACTTCAAATGCAGACGTCCAGTTGATATCAACTCTATATCCTGGCAAGTACCCATCGGGAAGCTCCTGTCGATATATGCTAGTTGCCCCGCCAGGATACGTCATAGATGCCAGTTGTACGATAAACATAGACGTTCCTCAGGGTACGGCCTGTTCGACGGAGTTGTTCTACATTTCGAAGGAGGGCTTTTCTGCGTTGGAGGGCAGTGAGTTCTCCTGTGGCGCCGGAGTATTGAATCGTCAATCACTGTTCAATAAAATGATGATTGCCTACACATCAAGCTCCAACAGTGCGGGCTCATTTAGCTGCAGAATTAAGGTTCAATCGCAGGATTGTGACTGCGGTTGGTCCCGCTGGCAGCGAATTGTTGGTGGAACCGAATCTGGAGTTAACGAATATACGTCCATGGTAGGTTTATTAGACAAGGTGACCGTGAATGTGTTTTGCTCCGGTGTTATAA TAAGTTACAGGTACATAATATCGGCAGCACACTGCGTAGAGAACACCCCGAGTGTCGATCGCATTCAAGCTTTGGTAGGAGACCAAGATTACCGAACGGGCTTAGATACACCATACTCTCAGCTGTATGACTTTGAAAGCATCGTTGTACACGAGAACTACGTCCAAAGTACGCGTGACAACGACATTTCCTTGCTGCGGACCACCAAAGATATGGAATGGAGCCGGGGCGTTGGTCCAATTTGTCTCCCGTTCAACTATTGGTACTATGACTTCAAAAGCCTTCAGGTGGATGTTGCCGGTTGGGGAACCACCAGTTTCGGTGGACCACAAAGTACGACGTTGCTGCGGACCACACTCAACGTGATTGCCAACGAAAACTGCAATGTCCAGTACGTTAACAGTAACAAAATCTGCACTTTTGCTTCTGGGAAAGATACCTGCCAATTCGATTCAGGGGGACCGCTATACCTGCGTGGAGCACAACGCATGTACACTATCGGCATTATTAGCTACGGGGGAGCGTGTGCTGGGTCAACGCCGTCGGTTAACACTAGGATTACCGCATATCTGAATTGGATTCAAAGTAAAACCTCTGATGCTGTTTATTGTAAGAAATAA